Genomic window (Poecile atricapillus isolate bPoeAtr1 chromosome 10, bPoeAtr1.hap1, whole genome shotgun sequence):
aaaaaaaaaggaaaaaaataaagagattttcatttcagattGCACTAgttcattttttccttatcGCTAACTTTGGAGGCAAATACTTAAAGGCACAGCAGGTTCAGGGAGCTCAGAGTTCTCTTGAGAGTCCATCTTTCCTTTTGAAGGACAGGGCTTCTCTTTGAACCCAGGGGAATTTAGACAACTATGTGCCTTGGCAGATCTGACCTTGCTGCTTTGCAGGGGCTGGTGTCAGCCACGAGGAATAGCTCAGTGTGGTGTGATTAGTTCAACAGCTGCCATCCCCAGCAATAAATCACTGCCTTCCTGCCCTGGATTACACTCTGTCTATCATAAGTCACTTCCTACAGGGATCCAGACCACATCAGTGTCAACAAAGTAAAATCTGCATCATTTTTTCACGACTGCTTTGCTGCTTTAGCACGGGAGAGCCCACCAAGGTGCCCCAGACACTGAAGCCCCTGGGTGACCTGCAGGATTGAGGCTAGGTCTATAGGTTATAACCACTTAGAAAAGTTGCCTATGATACCCATGCTTTTCACTCCTGCAGGGCTTCAGCTGTCATTCTGTGATGTGGAAGgttaaaatctcctcaatattaTAAGCAGGTTGGGGATTGGATAATTTTCAGGCCTTCCGTGCAGCACCTAACTCAACGAATTGCACGACAGGACTTTCCACACATATGCCAATACAAATAAACCAATAAAACCATCAGAATTTAAACTGCTATAAAAGAAGAAACTCTTTCCCCTCTttggctgctctgctggaggaTAAGGCTGTCCCTGCCAGGCAGTAAAGGCAGCCTGGACCTTTAAGAGCAGCAGTTGCCAGTGCAGCTCTTCCTGGGAACTTTGGAACAGCCCAGGGTGAAAGCCTGAGCTGCCTGCCTGCGAGGTAAGCACTGCATGCCTGATCTTTAACTTCATCCTGCAGCTTTGGGAATGCCCACCCCTGTGAGTCTGCATACCCTgtgcacagcactgcaggtgttCTAGCAAAGCATAAACTACAGGAACCACAGGGCTGGTGGTGAGAGAGCATTGCAAGGGCATTTTCCAAGCGCAACATGGAGTGTGTGAGAGTTAAACTAACCCTTTATGCTGAGCCAGAGTGTACGAAAAATGCAGCTATTGACTCACAGTGTAACTCAGAATCAAACAAACAGTGTAGGCATGTGCAAGAGGATCCAGCCTTGGAAATCCCTCATGGTTTTTAGCAGAGGAGAACTGATCCTAATATTCAGCCTAATTACAAAAGGACCCAGCGATCCCGGGGGACACGTGCAGACAGGCAGAACTAACATCTGAATCTCACTATCCACGGAGCCGCAGGAACGCTGAGCaaagctcagctgctgcaggggcagaaGCAAACGAGGCTGAGAGCTGGACTGGGGCTCGGGATATTTGGCAACTCAGTTTTGGAACGcaaagtgtccccagggagaGAGCTTGCTCACTGCTGCAGCCTCATCACTCGCACAGAGGGAACGGCTGTGCCAAGGAAAAACCTGCCTCCAGGACAGCGAGGGAGTAAACGCTGATTTATGTGGATGCTCCCTAATGTCAATGATGTTGTAGTGCAGCTTTATTATACTTAAACCTCTTTAAGTATTCATTGAGATCAGAGCACATTTTGTCAGCCACCGCAAGGCTGTCTCTGAAGCAGACTTTAAATTGATGGGGCCAGAGAAGGGGcagctggggaaactgaggcatgggCAGGGAGTTTCCCAAAAggttttccaaattattttcctgaggCCTCACTGCCAGTGCCCCATGAGGGCTCTCCATGGCTGGATGAGAGGAGCTGGTTTCATCCTGTGCTTTCCCCATGTCATGGGGACACCCAGACCTGGGTGCAAAATTGTtgaaagtgggaaaagaaagaaaaaatgaggCAGAGGACCATAGGATGAGCCTTGCCAGTGAACAcgtgtgctgtgtgctgggaaggaaATGGCTTTCTACAACTGTTTCCAAGGAGATCCTGCCAGAGATGAGTGCCCTTGTCCTAaaaaagggatggaaaaaaatcatgaaatgcAGTATCAAAGAGACATTACTGTTTTTTCATGTAGACTCTTTGGGTCCTTTTgaagtgaaaatgtttatttcttatTCCCTTATTGGGATAATTCTCTATTCTATCACATTTTCCTGTGGGTCTGCATTAGTCTGATTGTTGGTACTACTACAGATCAGCAGCAACACAACAAAGTCATGTGAGTTGTGCTGCTGGCATCAAGACTGGGGTTAAAGTTGAGAGATAAGGCCATTGGATCTGCTCATCTGCTGGGGTGGGGCACTTCCACCTATGGACTTGAGGTGGGATTTTCACAAGTTTCTGGCATGGACATGGGGTCAAACCCCTGGGGGAAAACAGTTGGACTAAAACTGAGAATATTCAGTGGAAGGTAAGTTTGTCCCATCTCATCCACATCAAAAGGTTTTTGGAAAATCCTCCCAGGGAACATTCAACCAGTTGAAGGAAGCAAGAAATCCTCAGACTTTTTGGAAATTAACACAGGCCTTAAGAGATTGTGAATTGCTCTGAACAACAAATATCCTTGCATGGAAAAAAGCCAAATTAAATCTAAACTAAAGGCAAAATAAATCCTTGCAGAGAGAAGATGAGACACTGAATTAGAAGTCTTCCAGGGAgcctttttttatcttggcCACACAACCAGTACCAATGACAGTGTCTTTCTGCTAATGAAAGGGGATCAGAGATACAAAGacacaaaatatttccaataaTTTGATCTGAAACTAAAGCCCTTAGTTTGTAAAAGACGGTCAAAGAAACCAAAAGATTATGAATATGCCTTGTATGTACTTTTAGATCAATTCCTTTTATCCTTAGGTTAGAAAAATTAAAGTCCCTTCCTTTCACAGTCAAAGCCCTGTCTAAACTCCCCAGGGAAATTTAAGAGATTAAGAAAACAACGATCTACTTCACATGGAAACCTGTCTGAAATGGTGGCACACTGAGATGTTAATCCCAGTTAACTGAATCCACGAATGCAAAACCTTCCAGTTAAATTACCTGTGGGATAAAGAAAGAATTGCTTACCTGGTATGGTAAAAGAAACAGTAAGATCCTACTGTGATTTTTATGCTGGTATGGTGTGGCAGCTTTTCTGCAAACATGTTATTTCTTGATTTTCAAAAACTTTTGTCATGTGGGACCCTCCTCTGTGGCCAGATTCTGTAATGGCATGTGCTGTATCTTCCCATGGGAAAAACATCCACCTGGTTTGAAGGCAGCCCCTGAGAGAGGGAAAGCATTATTGCCACCTGTTcctgtccttttctctttttaaagaaatactttaaattCTTTGAGATCCTCAATAAAATGGCCCAGACTACATTTGCAGGCTGGTTAACTTGTTCTACAGAAACAGGAGTGAACCCCTTGACAGCTGCACAGCAGTAACTGGCTACTTTTCTGCTCACACAGGCAAAATGAACATTCAGGAGTATTTTGGAAGAATATCTTACAGCAAGCCCCATAAGGATGCAGACTTGCAGACCCTGACAGCCATCTTCCAGCATCACATCCAGACCATTCCTTTTGAGAACCTCAGCATGCATTGTGGGGAGGCCATCAAACTGGATTTGCAATCTACTTACAATAAGATTGTGAGAAAGAAACGTGGTGGATGGTGCCTGGAAATCAACCACCTCCTCTTCTGGGCCTTGCAAGAATTAGGGTATGATGTCTGTATTCTTGGTGCAAACagctatgagccagcagagaAGGGATACACTGCTGTTATAAACCATATCCTGCTGAAGGTGGTGATCAAGGGAGATTCCTACATAGTAGATGCTGGGTTTGGTGGTGCCTACCAGATGTGGCAGCCACTGATGCTGATTTCTGGGAAGGACCAACCCCAGGTCCCTGGCATTTTCCACTTCATGGAAGACAACGGCATCTGGTACTTTGAGAAAGTCAAAAGGAAGCATTATATTCCTGAGCACAGTAAGAGTGACTTCCCTGATACTCCAGAACTGGGGAACATCCGAAAAATATACAGATTTACTCTCGAGCCACGGCATATAGATGATTTCCAGGAGCTAAATGCCTACCTCCAAGTGTCTCCAGATAACATCCTTCGGAAGAAGTCAATCTGCACTCTCCAAACCACCAATGGGTTCCTTGCCTTGGTTGGATGGACCTTCAGTGAGATGAAATACAACTACACAGAGGACACGGACCTGGTGAACATCACAACCCTTACAGATGAAGAGGTTGAGAAGACACTGAAAGATAAATTCAATATAGTACTGGAGAACAAACTAGTACCAGTAAATGTTCGTGGCTTGCCACCTAATTTAGTGGATAAGATCTAACTGTAACACTGTGCTAGATAGATCTTTAAATAGCCAGgagaaaaattctaaaattaacattaattacaataattgcatttttaacTTGAGCTAGTCATCAAGCTTGGTAAATTCTAGTACATTGCTAATTAACTGCATATATCAAttgcatattttttattaaacctctCCTTCTTTAGAAAGCAAGACATCTTACTAGCTCAGTTCGGCTCATATGGAAATTGCTTTTTGACTACTTAACTTTTTGTTCACCTTCTCAAGAACTCATTTTATTGCAGATATATTTTGCGGTAAATGAGACCAAAATGATGCAGAAGGAGAGGTTGTGTTACCATTTTACATGAAAGACCTATAACCTTTTTTGGCATTATTTCCCATCTTCTCAGCAACTTTTACAAATTATTCACTTCCCTTAACAGTCTTAAAGCTGAGCTGAATTTGGCTTTTAAAGACTTTGTAGTAAAAAGAAAGGTTAAGACTTTCTCAAAACAAGCCACCATTAGGTGCTGAGTAACAGATGAAAACTTGAAGGATTTGAGTCCTGTTGCCTGTTCAGAAATTGACTTAAAGTAAGATATTTATCCAAGGGAACCTAAGCCCTCCCCAAATCTCTCTAATTTTGAGTACCCACCTTTTCTGACTCTGATTTATCTGTGTCTCTGAATTCAAAATCAAACCTGTGGAAGATAAGATGATTCAACACTTCTTAAAAATCAGGCTTTTGGTatcaaaactggaaaaaaagctAGGTCAGTCTTTGCAAACTATAATCTAAACTTTTGGGACCAAACCTTCATGTGATGTCAAGAGGACACGACAGCATTACAGATAAAAGTCTTTGTATTTACTACAAACAGTATTCTGCACACAGACCTATGGGGTACCTGATGTGCCTAAAACTTCCCCAGGTGCAGTCTAATGTGATCTTTGCCTTTCCCAAAGAGGCCTCCTCTGATGTTTCACCTCCATCAGATGAAGGGGAGGCAGGCTTGACTGGGGGAGAATTAAACAAAAAGGCCACGTTTTAGAGcagaaatgcaaagaaatatTTGCCATGGCATTCATTAGGTGTGTCCACAATaactccctgctgcagctgaggagTTGAACGGACTGAAAAAGTTCCTGTTAGGGCAAAGAAAGATCATTTGTGCATCCATGGAGCTCAGGGACACAGCCTGCAACACCTTGGCACCTCAGTGTACCCATCAGGGCACAGATGAACATCCTCCACTGCAAAGTGCTGGCTTGCAAAATAGcagtatttaatttaaaaaagctACAACGTCATTTGCAACAGCCtactgtaattattttattcagaaaacGAGTTCATTCTGGTCTTAACTAGGGGAAGGCATAAACATCTACTaataaagaagaaacaaagtTTAATTTGCTCACGGATCAGCGAAGTCCAAAAATGTGAATTCATTTTGGGTGGACTCTGCCCTTTCTTGGAATTTAAGATTCAGGAGCGAGGGCCAGCGGAGCTTAGAAAGACAGCCCTCACAATCTGTATCCACTCCTGGCTTcactggctgctgcccctgTAATAAACCACTCAGAAACTGAATACCTCAATAAATAAAAAGGGATCTCATAAGAGGtaagtttattttcttaaaaagtcCCTCCAAAGAAAGATACAAAAAAACCTGGTTTCTTTATGATGGTAAAGGTCATGGACAATAACGTAAGCAACATTCTGTAGGAAAAGTGTTCTAAAAATGTGTGGATATAGAGCTAAAATATCACCTGCTAAACAGGGGCTCTTAAAGAGGGCAAAAAAGTGATATGCAATTTCAATTCTTCTACCTTTCACACTTCAGGAGAAGCCTCACTTCActataaaaaatattcttttgtttaagAACAATAGTAGATATGAATTTAGAACTGCAGCTTCTTGTTGGAAGTCATGCTTTTAGAtacttatatttttttaaaagtattgcAAGTGCAAAGGAAGCAAAAGTTCAGTCTAATAATCAATAGATTCTGCTTTAAGGGAATAAAATTACAGCTCTTTaaaaacaacttaaaaaaaattatagactCTGGGCTGTGCAACCCAGAAAGTCCATGTGCTGATGTATTAGGATAAAGGAAGAcaaataacatatttttaacAGTGGAATTGCTGATACTATGTATAGTCCTggtaagaaataattttgtatgaACACCTTCATTTGCACCTTTAAAATTCTTCTGCTGATGTTTTTCTCTGCATAAATCATAGTCACATTTGTGGGACGATTTTTTCAGTACCTGCCTTTTCATCTGGTCTGCTCACATTTCAAAAGAACAGTGGCTTTCATCTCCTGCAGTCCAGATCTAATGCTGATCAAGCATATTATggagctgcagaaagaaattacaaataATACAAACTTGAGAACCAGCTCTATACTGGATGTGATCCATTTAGCATTCACAGTAGGATCAGATATACTCAGATTCTGCAAATCAAAAGTGCCGTGATTTTATGTTACACTTAACAAATCTCACACTGAATGTATCCTCCAACAATACAAGTAGATATCACTGGAAGCTAAATTCCTCCCTGTAGCAGGTAATGTGCAGTTTTTGCTGGTGCTCTTCATTCACTTGGGACAGCTGCCTCTACACCAGGAATATGCACAGCATGAATCTGCCACTGAGAATTGTCCTGAGAAATTCTAGTTTGCAGTAAACGTTCAACAGTTCACTGCTGAGTTTAAGGTTTGGTGAATTTTGAGAATGTTTGGGACTAGAGAGATAGAAGCAGCCCCTGTTCATTTTCAGGGTGGCCTGTGAGACAGAGGGCACAGGAGGGAATGGAGATGTGCTCCTTGTCTTTTAGGCCACTCACCTCCATTCAGATCCGTTACTCCAACACCAAAATGAGTTTCTACAACACTCAGAGGAGACACAAGACTCAGTGGTCTGTGACTCTTTCAAAAGTCAGCATTTTCTCACTTGCAATTATCTGAATAAAGCTTGTCACTTTACTTTTCATGTTAACTTTTTGTCAGTGGTTGAAGAGCAACGTGCACTGAACGAGCGATTCATTTACTGTCACGTCCATCAGTGGCAGACTCATGAAAAGAGCATGTGAATCCTGGCTCAGACTGTCCTCCCTCCCACTGGCAGGTGAGACTGCCTCCCCCAGTGACAGTCCTGTCACTGAACAGCAGCTTTAGACCATTTCTCATGAACCCTTGTACACACTCCCCAGCATGATCTTACCTTTCTTCTTAACCCCGCTGTTACAATGCAAATACAGCAATCCCCATCTCGCAGCCGCCTCGCATGAAACTGAAATGGGATCAGCTGTTTGCCAGAGGGATGACTCTAAGACAAAAGCAAACCCTCACGTGCACTGCTCTTTGCTCAGGGAACCATTTGATAGGAATACCTGTTTCCTTTAAAAGCTGTTCTGATGAGGTTCAGTACATTAAAGAATCTTTGCTGGCAGAGCTAGGGCAGCTTTTCACAGCATCCTAAATCACCGAtgtaaagaaaccaaaacacaaTTCCTTCCTTTACAGGTGAGATGAACCTTGAAGAGTATTTTGCAAGAACTGGCTATAAAGGCTCCACTGAAAAACAAGATTTGGAAACCTTAACTGATATATTCCAGCACCACATCCGTGCCGTTCCCTTCGAAAACCTCAGCATCCACTGCGGGGAGAAAATTACTTTGGAGTTGGAGCACGTTTACAAGAAGATTGTGCAGAGGAAGCGGGGTGGCTGGTGCATGGAGAACAaccagctgctgggctgggtgcTGAAGGGCCTGGGGTACGACACCAGCTTCCTGGGGGCGTACGTGTTCAACCCCCACCAGAACGCCTACGCCACCCTCATGACCCACCTCGTAGTGAAGGTCGTCATCGATGGCAAAGCCTACATCGTTGATGGAGGCTTCGGGGTGTCCTACCAGATGTGGCAGCCCATGGAGCTTGTGTCAGGGAAAGACCAGCCCCAGGTTCCCGGCGTCTTCCGCTTCACGGAAAAAAACGGTGTCTGGTACCTGGAGAAAATGAGACGGAAACAATACATCCCCAATCAGAGCTTCTCCAACTCTGACCTGCTGGAGAAAAACGAGTGTCGGAAAGTTTATATGTTCAGCCTTGAGCCACAGACAGTGGAAGATTTCCGTTTCCAGTGCACATACCTCCAGACCTCTCCCGATTCCCTCTTCACAAAGAAGTCCATCTGCGCCCTCCAGACCACCCATGGATTCCGAGCGCTAATTGGGTGGACGTTCACTGAAATCACGTACAACTACAAAGAAAACATGGATCTGGTAGAATTTGTAGCTCTCGAAGACGAAGAGgtggaaaaaaccctcaaagaGAAATTCAACATCACCCTTGAGAGAAAACTTGTCCCCATTAATATTAAAGGATCTTACACAATCTAGATGGCCAGGAAAACCTACAGTAATGCTACGTGTGtacagcaccttccactgtcTGTGCAATCCCTACTGCAAGGTTATGGGATTCTTTTGCAGGTGACTGAAGGATATTTACATTAATATGAGATTAATGTGAATTTCactttgggaaaaatcaggaatttaaGACTCTCGAGTCAGTTAGGTGAAATGATTTGCTGGGACATGACTGCTGTTCAATTTTTGGCACAAATGTAGGATTTGATTTGAATCTGGTTATAAGTTTGGGTAAGAAATATGGCTTGGGAATTTTGGACTGCCTGTAGCACATGAGTATGGATTATTAATTGTGATATGCTGCCAACACATTTTCTAAGGTTATTATAGGGAGACAAGTCATCTGTGAGCATTTAGACAATGAAGTACACATTTGAAACTTCATTTTTCACAAGATCCAACCACTCACAGCCCATCTCATTCCTCTACCCTTAATATGAGTAAAACATTGTCATCTTGGAAAGGAGCATTAGGAGGCATAATTCTTTCACCATCATCCTTAGACAAACCATAGTCCAAAATGAAAATCATCATCATGTGCATCCCTCCGGCCATTACTGCAGTAAACTGCCCCAAGTAATTTTTGGTACGTAGCTATTCTTCTGGTGATGAAAATTCTATATATTGCAGTATTTTTGTGGCTGATGGGCTCTAAGGAGATAACTGCTAAGCTTTGTTCCTGAGATGTAATCATCCTATAAACTGTGACTGGTACTTAAATGTCACAGCTAGCTTAGATTTACTTTTGTCCCAAAAGGGGTGGAAATTCTGTACTTTGAGGACTGCATTATATTTGTATATGAAGCTAAGTTCACTATACCTTTAATTTTGTCCTGCAAACATGAGTGTCCATATGGCTGTCCTGAGTGGACACGCAGCACAGGAACTTTAATGCCATTAGTGTTTGTTCATCTgtatcaaaatgaaaaaaaaacaacccaaaatcaaGGAGCCAGCCAAATCTAAAGgaacccttttcttttttcacaatcatgtttccccatttttcagaaaatgttgtTCCTCCTACCATGCTTCTCTTCAAAAAGCCCAACCAAGGAAACCACTAAGAAAGGGGAAACATTCTAAAAAGCATCAAAAAATagcagaaatgctgaaaaacaCTCTCCCCAGTCCATAATAAGCCTGAGTATTGGTCAAATGTTGATTCCTCCCACTGAATAGTCTTTTTACTCAAAAACATCATTTGATCATTAATCTCACAAATGCTGTAAGTGTATACCTGATAATaaataaaaggcaaataaaGACATTATGAGTTGTTTTAGGTACAGCTGGCCCTGGCTGCACTGACTCCTGCACACACCATCTGCCAGGTGAGGGCTGTTCACCATGCTGCTGATCTGCTGGCCAACCCTTCCCACCTCAGACTTCTTAGGATCACAGGATCACTGAGGTTAGACAAGTCCTTAAGATCATTGAGCTCAACAACCAACCCAACATCATAACCATGTTCACCATTAAACTCTGTCCTCAGGTGccactttcagggatggtgactccaccactgcccttgAAAGTCTTccagtcccttccaaccctgtGAAAAAATTTTCCTAGTATCTAATCAAAACCTTCCCTGACATAATTGCACCAGCATTGGTGTTGGAGATGGTGAGTTCCTACAGGTACCTGGATGAAGAGGTTGTAGCTGAGGAAGATGATCACTGAAGAGGAGGCCCAGGAGTCATCAGCAGCTCTGGACTGGCTGTGGTGTGTGCCAGCTCTTTGTGTGACCAGCTGTGGTGGCAGTCATGGCCTGGGTGCACAGGGATAAGGAACTGAGAGCCAAGCAAGAGGTGACAGGGGACACTGAAAGATCTTACTGAGGCCAGAACACAGCTTTTCTGTtcatggaattatggaatttGTTCAGTAATTTGTGTTCAGCTTATTCCCTCATATTAATATCCCATTAAGGGTTTTTACTCCTTTCTAAATAGTTGATCATGATAAAGTGCTCCCCAAGACCTCAGGGAACATTACAAACTTAAAAACACTGACCACCTCCACTCCATCTGATGGGATTCTCATTTACCCAGCTCACCAAACCACATTTCTTCATCTGTGCCATCAACCACAGCTGTTTTCTTGTCCTGAGGAAAGCCATTAACAGAGTGGCTATTTTGCCTCCCAATTCCCCTAGAGGTTTTCCTGCTGTTACTCCCAGATAATTGCTTGGATTTTGGTATGCAAGGGTTTCTTGGGCAGTTATGGGCTTCTATCAGCATTTAACTGGGGCTGCAGTGATGGGACTCACCCAGTTACCCTTTCTACTGTTTGGTTCTTACCAAAGATCTacagagctgctggtgactgacaCTCCAACCATGCTCCTGACTTCCATCTGTTAATAACCACTCTTTAAGAGGGATTTTTCATCTTGATGTGACAATTGTGAGCAGGTCCTCACTGAGAAACATGAAATCACAGGAAGAAATGTCAACACATACAGCAAAGGAACAGTTTCACAGTTTAACTAAAACTCCCCAAAAGCTGATGAAAGCAGTTTATTGAGGTGTGAATGCCAGGCCCCAAATGCCTGAGAGGTTTGAGAAGAGAATGGtgtaaaaccaaacaaaaccaaacagaccCTGAGGCCTCATGCTGGGGTTCCATTAGCAAGGCAGTATTGTAGAAGCTGATGTTCTCCCAgcctgaaaagaaaacaaaccaccaaGTCCTTAAAGCATCAGCTCTCACAGAAACTTGAATTCACATGCAGTAGGGAACTGTGGGATGTCTGCCATCCTTCCCTACCACGATGCTTTATTAGCACTCTCAGACAAAGGTTTAATGAGAGCCTAAGCGATTTTGCTGTTTTAGTTGTGGACTGTTGTTcaaatgaagcaaaacaaatgCTGAGAAACCGCCCCCCCTCCACCCCTAGACGCATCCAATTCcaaatacaatttaaaagtATGGTATTCCAATCAGGAGAAAGACAAGACAATTTCTTTTAAAGTCTGAATGCTGGATGAAGTCCCAgaatcccagcccagctgcccaTTACACACACAGGCAATGCCCAATGGCAACGACAGCCACTCGCGGTTGTAGCATTGCATAATGGAGCGTCTCATTAGAGAACGAGACACAGAGCACAAGAAACACGGTTCAAACTCCACAGCACCACTGAACAtcctgcccctccccaggaACCAAAGTTTAATCAGCTCAAGCATTACTAAATTCACACCGGATGGCTCACTTCAGTTGGACTCTGGGCTTTTTAAGATCCAATACTAAGCAGAATAGAACTAAAAGAGAAACATCAGCAAGAAAGATGAAGGTTCAATACTTCCATATTTTCAAGCCCAGCAGTTATTACAAAATAAGCACCACCAGCCTGACAAAGAGAGGGACCAAACTTCACATGACAAGGGACAGACATGTGAGCTGTCAGAGAGCACCACCTCCAACCACAGGCACCTCAGGGTCACAGGCACAAACACTGCTGGTGTCTGGTAACACTTCACCAGCTTCATTTTGCAGGCAGCcattttctgtaataaaaacACTACTTACCCACCTTGCTTCTGTTTTCAAAGAAGAAACACTTTTCATTTAGAAACATGACCACGTGGGAAAGTCCTACAGCTTAGGAGCTTGCACATAAAATGTACTGGAGCTTGTGTCAGAGCCAAGAAAGCCTGAATCAATGCAGGTTTGCTTTATGAATATTTCACTGCTATGCTTACACCTCTGTCAAGAGTAGTTCAAGCACAGATTTTATACAGCAGAATGTTTCTACCTCAGGTAGGAAGCTTGAGTCAGACTTAAACCCATCCATCCATACATGTATTTATACAATTGGAAATGCAGACAGGTATTTCAGATCTCACCACGTCTGCTTGTAACTCTGGATGCAAAGTACATTTTAAATGTACATTTAGTACATTTAAAAAGTCACACAGGGCtgagttttggttttgtcttgCTCACAGTAACACACTATGGactgtgctttaaaaaagcacattttgcaAATGCCCTATGAATAAAAGATTGTGCTAAAAATAAGTAGCTGGTTTTACTGTATCACTGAGCCAGCAGCTGAATGCGAACAGCAAAGCCCCCAGGTTTAAAGACATTAAACTAAAATCTACCTTCTCTTCACAGTTGGTGTTGGGCATGTTTAGGAAAGAGAACCAACCTTCCTCTGTCCAAATTTCAAAATCATGGATTTTCTAGGAAGCTCTTTAGCTTCCCATGTGCTTATCCATATACTGTGAACTTGTGTAT
Coding sequences:
- the LOC131582801 gene encoding arylamine N-acetyltransferase, pineal gland isozyme NAT-10 isoform X2 — encoded protein: MNLEEYFARTGYKGSTEKQDLETLTDIFQHHIRAVPFENLSIHCGEKITLELEHVYKKIVQRKRGGWCMENNQLLGWVLKGLGYDTSFLGAYVFNPHQNAYATLMTHLVVKVVIDGKAYIVDGGFGVSYQMWQPMELVSGKDQPQVPGVFRFTEKNGVWYLEKMRRKQYIPNQSFSNSDLLEKNECRKVYMFSLEPQTVEDFRFQCTYLQTSPDSLFTKKSICALQTTHGFRALIGWTFTEITYNYKENMDLVEFVALEDEEVEKTLKEKFNITLERKLVPINIKGSYTI
- the LOC131582801 gene encoding arylamine N-acetyltransferase, pineal gland isozyme NAT-10 isoform X1, translating into MKRACESWLRLSSLPLAGEMNLEEYFARTGYKGSTEKQDLETLTDIFQHHIRAVPFENLSIHCGEKITLELEHVYKKIVQRKRGGWCMENNQLLGWVLKGLGYDTSFLGAYVFNPHQNAYATLMTHLVVKVVIDGKAYIVDGGFGVSYQMWQPMELVSGKDQPQVPGVFRFTEKNGVWYLEKMRRKQYIPNQSFSNSDLLEKNECRKVYMFSLEPQTVEDFRFQCTYLQTSPDSLFTKKSICALQTTHGFRALIGWTFTEITYNYKENMDLVEFVALEDEEVEKTLKEKFNITLERKLVPINIKGSYTI
- the LOC131582802 gene encoding arylamine N-acetyltransferase, liver isozyme-like yields the protein MNIQEYFGRISYSKPHKDADLQTLTAIFQHHIQTIPFENLSMHCGEAIKLDLQSTYNKIVRKKRGGWCLEINHLLFWALQELGYDVCILGANSYEPAEKGYTAVINHILLKVVIKGDSYIVDAGFGGAYQMWQPLMLISGKDQPQVPGIFHFMEDNGIWYFEKVKRKHYIPEHSKSDFPDTPELGNIRKIYRFTLEPRHIDDFQELNAYLQVSPDNILRKKSICTLQTTNGFLALVGWTFSEMKYNYTEDTDLVNITTLTDEEVEKTLKDKFNIVLENKLVPVNVRGLPPNLVDKI